One genomic segment of Mytilus trossulus isolate FHL-02 chromosome 4, PNRI_Mtr1.1.1.hap1, whole genome shotgun sequence includes these proteins:
- the LOC134715504 gene encoding uncharacterized protein LOC134715504 produces MMFDKHHALKVLQKKEVLFSTKLNPVEILPHLVSMSEMSKQEIKCEQNNKGERMATQHLLKRIRQQDKCLIEFIRALRDPEICQTELADMLDPNHLLDTEKRWEQPASDTKATKVTETTTRPICNGTTPLRQVTEATTPPIYNGATQLRHLPFSVMKKLHILDFEEKWKDLADFLDYTVEEVQFLQTTSTSCTEKLIANWSNGDKPVQATLENLFKALDFMERKDIMCDLEKLLKYRFITQESEKLGLIFDPEEPFVDIQERKSCDNKETVLYHRTDVSITPTEVGDMFQSIETDGVSSLETRFSTQDEREFKSLRSVKHASSHIPEHIPQQETEKPNVLIQNGEYDKDIRMEKQIFTDKSSPNTYFNTEPFSIENNALQSINEQKSADISRINNTETSSSVQQTKVENINSNIDVGNNNTKCVHKNMADKVIDCVKSNPLVVGASVIGGLSLGLIAYSRNS; encoded by the exons ATGATGTTTGATAAACACCATGCCCTAAAAGTACTACAGAAAAAGGAGGTGTTATTTAGTACCAAGCTAAATCCAGTGGAGATATTACCTCATCTTGTCAGCATGTCAGAGATGAGTAAG CAAGAAATTAAATGTGAACAGAACAACAAGGGAGAAAGAATGGCTACGCAACATTTACTGAAAAGGATTCGACAACAAGATAAATGTTTGATAGAGTTCATTAGGGCATTGAGAGATCCTGAAATATGTCAAACAGAGTTGGCAGACATGTTAGATCCTAATCATTTACTTGATACAG AAAAGAGATGGGAACAGCCAGCATCAGATACAAAAGCTACAAAAGTTACAGAGACAACGACACGACCAATATGTAATGGAACAACACCACTTAGACAAGTAACAGAAGCAACAACACCACCTATATACAATGGAGCAACACAACTAAGACATTTACCATTTTCAGTGATGAAAAAACTGCATATATTAGATTTTGAGGAAAAGTGGAAGGACCTTGCAGACTTTCTTG ATTATACTGTTGAGGAAGTCCAGTTTCTCCAAACCACGTCAACAAGTtgtacagaaaagttaatagcCAACTGGTCTAATGGGGACAAGCCAGTTCAAGCTACTTTAGAAAACCTTTTCAAAGCTTTAGATTTCATGGAAAGGAAAGATATCATGTGTGATctagaaaaattattaaaatatagattCATAACACAAGAGTCAGAGAAACTAGGACTAATTTTTGATCCTGAGGAGCCATTCGTGGACATCCAGGAAAGAAAGTCATGTGACAATAAAGAAACAGTCTTATATCATAGGACAGATGTTAGCATAACACCAACAGAAGTTGGTGATATGTTTCAGAGTATTGAAACAGATGGAGTATCGTCTCTAGAAACAAGATTCAGTACTCAAGATGAAAGGGAATTTAAATCATTAAGATCAGTAAAGCATGCATCATCTCATATCCCTGAACACATTCCACAACAAGAGACAGAAAAGCCAAATGTTCTGATTCAGAATGGAGAATACGATAAAGATATAAGAATGGAAAAACAGATCTTCACTGACAAATCTTCACCTAACACTTacttcaacacggagccgtTTTCAATAGAAAACAATGCTCTTCAATCAATTAATGAGCaaaaaagtgcagatatttCTAGAATAAATAACACAGAGACAAGTTCTTCAGTACaacaaacaaaagttgaaaatatcaaTTCTAACATAGATGTTGGAAATAACAATACCAAATGTGTCCACAAAAATATGGCGGATAAGGTTATTGATTGTGTCAAGAGCAACCCATTAGTTGTTGGTGCTTCTGTTATTGGTGGTTTATCTTTGGGATTGATTGCTTATAGTAGAAATAGTTAA